A DNA window from Hordeum vulgare subsp. vulgare chromosome 1H, MorexV3_pseudomolecules_assembly, whole genome shotgun sequence contains the following coding sequences:
- the LOC123450209 gene encoding homeobox-DDT domain protein RLT2-like: MDSSGDGGDEGPGAAPGSPAPASSSAPSAGPGGASGSSGKPTARRVMKTPYQLEVLEQTYTEDPYPNEAKRVELSAKLGLTDRQLQMWFCHRRLKDRRPPAKRQQQQQLDEEVAVPVMAPPPVLHHSLPHPHTEQLLPCSSSRRGPGRSSAVPRISAPEIDRRYYESHQIMLPPQAPVQLTRAAHRAIETVQQLIGEPLREDGPVLGDHFDPLPPDAFGAPMPVVPEQRKQPYRSHETSVFSAHDPKPMKASAFLPSIDPSVPSTVTGKRKYMAGNSSHLARAVHEYQFLPEHSSDIYERTSQSCFYDAPTEASNSRISSLSTGSRLLHGADKASTYAFDGQVSGSSHLNQHGKPLISLSGSTDYEMASSNIDASPAPIEGQFGVTQVVGFHNPLPSSEGVDYHDEDAYQLDKKRKHNEESKIAKEVDAQEKRIRKELEKQDVLKKKREEQMRKEVERYDRERKKEEERFMREKQREEERLQKEQWREQKRMEKFLVKQSLRAEKLKQKEELRKEKEAARQKAANERATARRIAREYMELMEDERLELMELVSRSKGLPSMLSLDSDTLQQLDSFRGMLTQFPTEAVRLKVPFSIKPWTSSESNIGNLLMVWKFFFTFADVLELPSFTLDEFVQSLHDYDSRLLGELHVAVLKSIIKDIEDVARTSSVVSGVNQSSSANPGGGHPQIVEGAYAWGFNILIWQRHLTYLTWPEILRQFGLSAGFGPQLKKRNTEDAYHDDNEGRNCEDVISTLRNGSAAVKSAALMKERGYTNRRRSRHRLTPGTVKFAAFHVLSLEGDEGLSILEVAEKIQRSGLRDLTTSKTPEASISAALSRDTKLFERTAPSTYCVKTPYRKDPADSEAVFSAAREKIRVFQNALSACEEVEKDVEDVERGDDDSECDDADDDPDGDEVNIEEKDANASAVRAKDAGLPNAAGDIKDEVKSVVNLSMPSSPHSKSPSGLQCTVDKSTAASTSSDPPIGASQDAEIDESNQGESWVQGLAEGDYCDLSVEERLNALVALIGVATEGNSMRAILEERLEAANALKKQMWVESQLDRRRSREEFTGRMQHDPCMDLKADADEGNNVGECTPTLVQIKENGGKASSVNNDLLVDQQSQLNAGNMVHEGNGVSRESNANPESLSVQQYAPTEKTRSQLKSLIGHKAEQLYVYRSLPLGQDRRRNRYWQFSTSVSPNDPGSGRIFFESRDGYWRLIDSAEAFDALVASLDTRGIRESHLHSMLRSIEPTFKDAIGRKNDATIEHPAGRNLRNGSSEIISPNHSNEFGSPCSTLSGVVSDTAVAYSDSFKIELGRNDLEKVGISKRACMFLKWMWECNNHQSTCAMKYGKKRCSELIQCCDYCYQIYLTEEMHCSSCHKTFKSIQSLSEHTTQCEEKRRTDPNWKIQISDDSVPIRLRLLKVLLATIEASVPAEALQPFWTNGYRKSWGVKLFSTTSNEEAFQLLTVLEGALKRDYLSSNFETTAELLNSDTQDFADRSSIACSGSAAVLPWVPSTAAAVTLRLLDLDSSLSYTPDQKAGLNKEREAGDFIKGPSRYTAVKNRQEMEHVGAPGFDHHDGVQLIPSNGLRGRGRGGRGRGRGGRSLSRGGRVPRGVGSSPKIEFRDDNNVSYKEATDKQAGRGRGRGRGRGRGRGRGRGRGSVSGSGSVRGRGRGRGRGLRTVRPRQPVELGARSIPKANLLGTFGMLSNAKPTAVHSPQSSGAEEWGLDRRVYAEDDENSSVSQSDESEGDEENGEPMNEDYDEQLPDYSRHNSGSSPLQMMDSESEDNDEYDEEGEDDGADYDAEQPMDEDNDDAEMSGDDELGDDDDDDGDDDDGGGSQGGAGNADDDDATSYSSEYSE, encoded by the exons ATGGACTCCTCCGGCGACGGAGGGGACGAGGGGCCCGGGGCCGCGCCGGGGAGCCCCGCGCCGGCCTCCTCGTCGGCGCCCTCCGCGGGGCCCGGCGGCGCGTCTGGATCCAGCGGGAAGCCCACGGCGAGGCGCGTCATGAAGACGCCCTACCAGTTGGAGGTCCTCGAGCAGACCTACACAG AGGACCCGTACCCCAACGAGGCCAAGCGGGTGGAGCTGTCTGCCAAGCTGGGGCTGACGGACAGGCAGCTGCAGATGTGGTTCTGCCACCGGAGGCTCAAGGACCGCAGGCCGCCCGCcaagcggcagcagcagcagcagctggaCGAAGAGGTTGCCGTGCCCGTCATGGCGCCCCCGCCTGTGCTGCACCACTCGCTGCCACACCCACACACCGAGCAGCTGCTGCCCTGCAGCAGCTCCCGCAGAGGGCCTGGCCGCTCGTCGGCCGTGCCTAGGATTTCTGCCCCGGAGATCGACAGGAGGTACTACGAGTCGCACCAGATTATGCTGCCTCCGCAGGCACCAGTGCAGCTCACACGAGCCGCACACCGGGCGATCGAGACCGTGCAACAGCTGATAGGAGAGCCGCTGAGGGAGGACGGGCCAGTTCTTGGTGATCACTTTGATCCGCTCCCACCCGACGCATTTGGAGCGCCTATGCCTGTTG TTCCAGAGCAGCGGAAGCAGCCTTATCGATCGCATGAGACCAGTGTATTTTCTGCACACGATCCCAAGCCCATGAAG GCATCAGCATTCTTGCCAAGCATAGACCCTTCTGTTCCAAGTACAGTTACCGGGAAGAGGAAGTACATGGCTGGAAATTCTTCTCATCTTGCACGGGCAGTACATGAGTACCAGTTTCTTCCAGAGCACTCTAGCGATATATATGAGAGGACAAGCCAGTCGTGCTTTTATGATGCTCCAACAGAAGCTTCAAATTCGAGGATATCTTCCCTGTCTACAGGATCCCGCTTACTCCATGGTGCTGATAAAGCATCTACCTATGCATTTGATGGTCAAGTATCTGGTTCTAGCCATTTAAATCAACATGGAAAACCATTGATCTCCCTGTCAGGGTCCACAGATTATGAGATGGCTTCATCAAATATTGACGCTAGTCCTGCTCCAATCGAAGGCCAGTTTGGCGTTACTCAGGTTGTTGGATTTCATAATCCCCTTCCATCCTCTGAAGGAGTGGATTATCACGATGAAGATGCGTATCAACTGGATAAAAAGCGGAAA CATAATGAAGAATCGAAGATTGCGAAGGAAGTTGATGCGCAAGAAAAACGGATACGAAAGGAACTCGAGAAGCAAGATGTGTTGAAGAAAAAG AGAGAAGAACAAATGCGGAAGGAAGTGGAGAGGTATGATCGtgaaaggaaaaaagaagaggagaggtTTATGCGCGAAAAACAGAGGGAAGAAGAGAGACTCCAAAAGGAACAGTGGCGTGAACAGAAGCGCATGGAGAAGTTTTTGGTGAAACAATCCTTGAGA GCcgaaaaactaaaacagaaagagGAGCTTCGAAAGGAGAAAGAAGCTGCAAGACAAAAGGCTGCTAATGAAAGGGCTACAGCACGTAGAATTGCACGGGAGTACATGGAACTCATGGAAGATGAACGGTTAGAACTAATGGAACTGGTTTCACGAAGCAAAGGGTTGCCCTCAATGCTTTCTCTTGATAGCGACACATTGCAGCAACTTGATTCATTTAGAG GAATGCTGACACAGTTTCCTACTGAAGCTGTGAGATTGAAGGTGCCATTTTCAATAAAACCGTGGACAAGTTCTGAGAGTAACATTGGAAACCTTTTGATG GTGTGGAAGTTCTTTTTTACCTTCGCGGATGTTCTTGAGCTTCCATCATTCACACTCGATGAGTTTGTGCAATCACTTCATGATTAT GATTCAAGGTTGTTGGGGGAATTGCATGTCGCTGTGCTAAAATCCATCATAAAAGATATTGAGGATGTTGCCCGGACTTCTTCAGTTGTTTCGGGAGTGAATCAGAGCAGTTCTGCTAATCCTGGAGGTGGACATCCACAAATTGTTGAAGGG GCATATGCTTGGGGGTTCAACATACTTATCTGGCAGCGCCACTTGACTTATCTTACGTGGCCTGAAATATTGCGCCAATTTGGTCTATCTGCTGGTTTtgggcctcagctgaagaaaaggaATACTGAAGATGCATACCATGACGATAATGAG GGCCGTAATTGTGAGGATGTTATTTCCACTTTGCGAAATGGTTCAGCAGCTGTGAAGTCTGCTGCTTTGATGAAAGAAAGGGGCTACACCAACCGTCGGAGGTCTAGGCACCGTCTGACACCTGGAACGGTAAAATTTGCTGCTTTCCATGTATTATCACTTGAAGGAGACGAAGGTCTCTCGATACTGGAAGTTGCAGAAAAAATCCAG AGATCTGGACTTAGGGACCTTACAACAAGCAAGACACCTGAGGCATCTATATCTGCTGCATTGTCAAGGGATaccaagctttttgaaagaactgcGCCCTCGACATATTGTGTTAAAACTCCTTATAGAAAAGACCCAGCTGATTCTGAGGCTGTGTTCTCAGCAGCACGGGAAAAAATAAGGGTGTTTCAGAATGCACTTTCAGCGTGTGAAGAAGTGGAAAAGGATGTGGAGGATGTCGAAAGGGGGGATGATGATTCGGAatgtgatgatgctgatgatgatcctgATGGCGATGAAGTGAATATAGAGGAAAAAGATGCCAATGCTTCAGCAGTTCGAGCAAAAGATGCTGGCTTGCCAAATGCAGCTGGTGACATAAaagatgaagtaaaaagtgtggtTAACCTGTCTATGCCATCAAGCCCTCACAGTAAATCTCCAAGTGGCTTGCAGTGTACGGTAGATAAGTCAACTGCAGCTAGTACGTCAAGTGATCCACCCATTGGAGCTTCACAAGACGCAGAGATTGATGAAAGTAACCAAGGTGAATCCTGGGTTCAGGGGCTAGCTGAAGGTGACTACTGTGATCTTAGTGTCGAGGAACGCCTCAATGCATTGGTTGCACTGATTGGTGTTGCCACTGAAGGAAATTCTATGCGTGCAATTCTGGAG GAACGTCTTGAGGCAGCAAATGCTTTAAAAAAGCAAATGTGGGTAGAGTCACAACTTGATAGGAGGCGTTCAAGGGAAGAGTTTACAGGCAGAATGCAACATGATCCCTGCATGGATTTGAAGGCTGATGCTGATGAAGGAAATAATGTTGGTGAATGTACTCCCACTCTAGTACAAATCAAAGAGAACGGTGGAAAGGCCAGCTCAGTAAACAATGATTTGCTCGTTGATCAACAAAGTCAGCTTAATGCTGGTAATATGGTTCATGAGGGGAATGGCGTAAGCAGGGAATCAAATGCTAATCCAGAGAGCTTGTCTGTTCAGCAATACGCTCCAACTGAGAAAACACGATCTCAGTTGAAATCATTAATAGGTCACAAGGCAGAACAGCTTTATGTCtacagatcattaccccttggacAAGATCGGAGACGGAATCGGTATTGGCAGTTTTCTACTTCTGTATCACCCAATGACCCTGGGTCTggaagaatattttttgaatctagAGATGGATACTGGAGGCTCATTGACTCAGCTGAG GCATTTGATGCTTTAGTAGCTTCCCTTGACACTCGTGGCATCCGGGAGTCACATTTGCATTCAATGTTGCGAAGCATCGAGCCAACCTTTAAGGATGCTATAGGGAGGAAAAATGATGCTACTATAGAACACCCAGCTGGAAGGAATTTGAGAAATGGAAGTAGTGAAATAATTAGCCCAAATCATAGTAACGAATTTGGAAGTCCATGCAGCACCCTTTCAGGTGTCGTTTCTGATACTGCAGTGGCATACTCGGATTCTTTCAAGATAGAGCTTGGGCGTAATGATCTGGAGAAGGTTGGTATTTCCAAGAGGGCATGTATGTTTCTGAAGTGGATGTGGGAGTGCAACAATCATCAATCCACATGTGCCATGAAATATGGAAAGAAACGGTGTTCTGAGTTGATACAGTGTTGTGATTATTGCTACCAGATTTATTTAACTGAAGAAATGCACTGTTCGTCTTGCCACAAGACATTCAAATCCATTCAGAGTCTCTCGGAACATACAACACAAtgtgaggagaaaaggagaacagATCCTAATTGGAAGATACAAATATCGGATGATTCTGTTCCCATAAGATTGAGATTGCTGAAGGTGCTGCTAGCTACCATTGAG GCCTCAGTTCCAGCAGAAGCTCTCCAACCATTTTGGACCAATGGATATCGGAAATCATGGGGTGTAAAGTTGTTTTCTACAACATCTAACGAAGAAGCCTTTCAG CTGTTAACTGTGCTGGAAGGTGCACTAAAAAGGGATTACTTGTCATCTAACTTTGAAACAACTGCCGAATTGCTTAATTCAGACACCCAAGATTTTGCTGACCGGAGTTCTATTGCATGTTCTGGATCTGCTGCTGTACTTCCATGGGTACCCagcactgctgctgctgttaccttACGGTTGTTAGACCTTGATTCTTCCCTGTCGTACACACCTGATCAAAAGGCAGGATTAAATAAAGAGCGAGAAGCGGGTGATTTCATT AAGGGTCCATCAAGATACACTGCTGTTAAGAACAGACAAgaaatggaacatgtgggagctccTGGTTTTGATCATCATGATGGAGTGCAGCTGATTCCCAGCAATGGCCTTAGAGGCCGTGGACGAGGAGGTCGAGGACGTGGCAGGGGAGGTAGATCCCTCAGTCGTGGTGGCAGGGTCCCAAGAGGTGTTGGCAGCTCTCCCAAGATTGAGTTCAGAGATGACAACAATGTGTCTTATAAGGAAGCCACAGATAAGCAGgctgggcgagggcgagggcgtgGTCGCGGCCGAGGGCGCGGGCGTGGGCGAGGGCGTGGACGTGGAAGTGTCAGTGGCAGCGGCAGTGTCCGAGGTCGTGgaagaggacgaggacgaggacttcGAACTGTTAGACCTAGGCAGCCAGTTGAGCTTGGAGCCAGATCAATTCCAAAGGCAAACTTGTTGGGAACCTTTGGCATGTTAAGTAATGCAAAGCCTACAGCCGTGCATTCTCCACAGAGCTCTGGTGCTGAAGAGTGGGGCTTGGATAGACGGGTGTATGCCGAGGATGATGAGAACAGCTCAGTTTCTCAATCAGATGAATCAGAAGGGGACGAAGAAAATGGTGAGCCCATGAACGAGGACTATGATGAGCAGCTTCCAGATTATTCAAGGCACAATTCTGGATCCAGCCCCCTTCAGATGATGGATTCTGAGTCTGAAGataatgatgaatatgatgaggaGGGCGAGGATGATGGGGCTGACTATGATGCAGAGCAACCTATGGACGAAGACAACGATGATGCTGAGATGAGTGGGGATGACGAactcggtgatgatgatgatgatgacggcgacgatgatgatggtggtggtaGTCAGGGCGGAGCGGGGAACGCcgacgatgatgatgcaacatccTATTCTTCTGAGTACAGTGAATAA